The Sulfurihydrogenibium sp. YO3AOP1 genome has a window encoding:
- the rpsE gene encoding 30S ribosomal protein S5, whose protein sequence is MGVRNIERLIEQRIKENPINPDILNLEEKVVEIRRTTRVMEGGRRFSFSTLAIVGDRNGHVGFGHGKAREVPPSIAKAIADAKKRIIKVALIEGTVPHDVYGEYDSAVVLLKPARRGTGVVAGGPMRPVLELLGVTDVLAKIVGRTTNPNAVVRATFDALLKLKSPEEVAKVRGLEEEKIKSVYRIYAGGVPVR, encoded by the coding sequence ATGGGTGTAAGAAATATAGAAAGATTGATTGAGCAAAGAATTAAAGAAAATCCAATAAATCCAGATATACTTAACTTAGAAGAAAAAGTTGTTGAAATCAGAAGAACCACTCGTGTTATGGAAGGTGGAAGACGTTTTTCATTCAGCACACTTGCTATAGTAGGCGATAGAAATGGTCATGTTGGATTTGGACATGGTAAAGCAAGAGAGGTTCCGCCATCTATCGCAAAAGCTATAGCAGATGCGAAAAAAAGAATTATTAAAGTTGCTTTAATTGAGGGTACTGTTCCGCACGATGTTTATGGAGAGTATGACTCAGCAGTGGTTTTATTAAAACCTGCAAGGAGAGGTACTGGTGTGGTTGCAGGTGGACCAATGAGACCAGTATTAGAGCTCTTGGGAGTTACCGACGTTTTAGCAAAAATCGTTGGAAGAACTACAAATCCTAATGCTGTAGTTAGAGCAACGTTTGACGCACTTTTAAAGCTCAAATCTCCAGAAGAAGTTGCAAAAGTAAGAGGATTAGAAGAAGAAAAAATAAAATCTGTATATAGAATATATGCAGGAGGAGTGCCTGTAAGATGA
- a CDS encoding DNA-directed RNA polymerase subunit alpha: MSLLDFVMPTKIYWDEATKTDTYGKLYVEPLERGFGITIGNALRRVLLSSLPGGAITAVKIMGVPHEFTTIKGVLEDVVEIVLNLKQIRLKIDENIERDFAILEAENVGKVYAKDIKFPAGIELVTPDVHICTISEPTKLQMEFRVERGIGYKTVEELEPISEIGWIIIDTAFSPIRKVAFNVEPTRVGDKTDYDKLILEIETDGTITPDEALTKASNILIDHFNILQKPTVKKVQVIKKTVAPKSEEIKIEEDKLSLSIDELEISSRAINTLRKLGINTIGDLVRLSEEDLREAKSIGRKSLKEIKDALAEMGLELAPSKLTS; the protein is encoded by the coding sequence ATGTCATTATTAGATTTTGTAATGCCAACAAAAATTTACTGGGATGAAGCAACTAAAACAGATACATACGGAAAGCTTTATGTTGAACCATTAGAAAGAGGATTTGGTATAACTATTGGTAATGCCTTAAGAAGAGTTTTACTCTCTTCATTGCCCGGAGGAGCAATTACGGCTGTTAAGATAATGGGTGTTCCTCATGAATTTACAACAATTAAAGGTGTACTAGAAGATGTAGTTGAAATAGTATTAAATTTAAAACAAATAAGATTGAAAATAGATGAGAATATAGAAAGAGATTTTGCTATATTAGAAGCAGAAAATGTAGGTAAAGTATATGCAAAAGATATAAAATTTCCAGCAGGAATAGAGTTAGTTACACCGGATGTGCATATCTGTACAATCTCTGAACCGACGAAGTTGCAAATGGAATTTAGAGTAGAAAGAGGCATTGGTTATAAAACAGTCGAAGAATTAGAACCTATTTCAGAAATAGGTTGGATAATTATAGATACAGCTTTCTCTCCAATTAGAAAGGTCGCGTTTAATGTAGAACCTACAAGGGTTGGAGATAAAACAGATTATGATAAATTAATTTTGGAAATTGAAACAGACGGGACAATTACACCGGATGAAGCATTAACAAAGGCATCAAATATTCTTATTGATCATTTTAATATTTTACAAAAACCAACTGTTAAAAAAGTTCAAGTAATTAAGAAAACCGTAGCTCCAAAATCTGAAGAAATAAAAATTGAAGAAGATAAACTTTCTTTATCTATAGATGAACTTGAAATTTCTTCAAGGGCTATAAATACTCTTAGAAAGCTGGGAATAAACACAATTGGTGATTTAGTGAGATTGTCTGAAGAAGATTTAAGAGAAGCTAAAAGCATTGGTAGAAAATCTTTAAAAGAGATCAAAGATGCTTTAGCAGAAATGGGATTAGAATTAGCCCCATCAAAATTAACATCTTAA
- the rpsD gene encoding 30S ribosomal protein S4, translated as MGRYIGPLTKVSRRLGVFVGGDIESFQKRNFPPGQHGRTQGRKKLSDYGVRLQEKQKLRFLYGGIREGQFKRYFERASKAAGNTGTVLLQLLERRLDNVVYRLGFAKTRLQARQLVKHGHFLVNGKKVDIPSYELDKGDIIEVREKSKKLEVFKENLESRDPRSVPRWLEIDKDNFRGKVVEIPEEIELEIPVNVQYIIEYYSM; from the coding sequence ATGGGTAGATATATTGGGCCATTAACAAAAGTTAGTAGAAGATTAGGAGTTTTTGTTGGCGGTGATATAGAATCTTTTCAAAAGAGAAATTTTCCACCAGGTCAACATGGTAGAACTCAAGGAAGAAAGAAGCTTTCAGACTATGGAGTTAGATTGCAAGAAAAACAAAAATTAAGATTTTTATACGGCGGAATTAGAGAAGGACAATTCAAAAGATATTTTGAGAGAGCATCTAAAGCGGCTGGAAATACTGGTACAGTATTATTACAATTACTTGAAAGAAGGCTTGATAACGTTGTATACAGACTTGGTTTTGCAAAAACAAGGCTTCAGGCAAGACAATTGGTAAAACATGGCCACTTCTTAGTAAACGGAAAAAAAGTAGACATCCCATCTTATGAACTTGATAAAGGCGATATTATTGAAGTTAGAGAAAAAAGCAAAAAATTAGAAGTTTTTAAAGAAAATTTAGAGAGTAGAGATCCTCGTTCTGTTCCAAGATGGTTGGAGATCGATAAAGACAATTTTAGAGGAAAGGTTGTTGAAATTCCAGAGGAAATTGAATTAGAAATTCCAGTTAACGTTCAGTATATCATTGAGTACTACTCGATGTAA
- the infA gene encoding translation initiation factor IF-1, whose product MGKKKEAQEKEKGIVLEGTVLEALPNAMFKVQLETGHEILAHVSGKMRMHFIKILPGDKVKVELSPYDLTRGRIIFRV is encoded by the coding sequence ATGGGAAAGAAAAAAGAAGCTCAAGAAAAGGAAAAAGGAATAGTTTTAGAAGGTACTGTTTTAGAGGCCTTACCTAATGCTATGTTTAAAGTCCAATTAGAAACAGGGCATGAAATATTAGCCCATGTTTCAGGTAAGATGAGAATGCACTTCATAAAAATACTTCCAGGTGATAAAGTTAAAGTTGAGCTGTCACCTTATGATTTAACCAGAGGAAGAATTATATTTAGAGTTTAA
- the rplR gene encoding 50S ribosomal protein L18, with the protein MAVKSRNESRVIRHKRIRKKIFGTAERPRLAFYRSLNAIYAQIINDETGETLLSASTIDRDYVAKYGKRGGKSMEDAKKLGQFLAEKAIAKGIQNVVFDRGGFLYHGKVKAFADAAREAGLNF; encoded by the coding sequence ATGGCAGTAAAAAGTAGAAATGAATCAAGGGTAATTAGACATAAAAGAATAAGAAAAAAAATCTTTGGAACGGCTGAAAGACCAAGATTGGCTTTTTATAGAAGTTTGAATGCTATTTATGCACAAATAATAAATGACGAAACAGGTGAAACTCTTTTATCAGCATCAACTATTGATAGAGATTATGTTGCTAAGTATGGAAAAAGAGGCGGAAAATCTATGGAAGATGCTAAAAAATTAGGTCAGTTTTTAGCTGAAAAAGCTATTGCAAAAGGCATACAGAATGTTGTTTTTGATAGAGGAGGCTTCTTATATCACGGAAAAGTTAAAGCCTTTGCTGATGCAGCAAGAGAAGCTGGATTAAACTTTTAA
- a CDS encoding TIGR01212 family radical SAM protein (This family includes YhcC from E. coli K-12, an uncharacterized radical SAM protein.), whose amino-acid sequence MYYRKFNDYLKEKYGGRIQKIAIDAGFTCPNRDGSKASGGCTFCNNESFSPYAMTKQTVKDQIEKSMEFYKNKFKNTKGFLAYFQAFTNTYAPVEKLREVYDQAMSYPEIIGMSIGTRPDCVPEEVLDLIASYTIEKPEIWVEYGLQTAHYKTLKKINRAHGVSEFVDAVLRTKKRSSIKICVHVILGLPGEDYDDMMETAKLIAALPIDGIKIHPLHIVKHTAMEKQYHRGEIKELDMKEYAKLAVDFLLYLPKDIIVHRITGEATEDELVAPYWCSPKYKMEVLKAIEEEFQRRERLEKLSLKVV is encoded by the coding sequence ATGTATTACAGAAAGTTTAATGATTATCTTAAAGAAAAATACGGTGGAAGAATTCAGAAAATAGCAATAGATGCAGGTTTTACATGTCCAAACAGAGACGGGTCTAAAGCATCGGGTGGATGTACATTTTGTAATAATGAATCTTTTAGCCCGTATGCTATGACAAAACAAACTGTAAAAGATCAGATAGAAAAAAGCATGGAATTTTATAAGAATAAATTTAAAAACACAAAAGGTTTTCTTGCATACTTTCAGGCATTTACAAATACTTATGCACCAGTTGAAAAGCTTAGAGAAGTTTATGACCAGGCAATGAGTTATCCAGAAATAATCGGAATGTCTATCGGAACAAGACCAGACTGTGTACCGGAGGAAGTTCTTGATCTGATAGCTTCTTACACCATTGAAAAACCTGAAATATGGGTAGAGTATGGTCTGCAAACAGCCCATTATAAAACACTAAAAAAAATAAACAGAGCTCATGGAGTTTCTGAATTTGTTGATGCAGTTTTAAGAACTAAAAAAAGGTCTTCAATAAAAATCTGCGTCCATGTTATTCTTGGACTTCCTGGTGAAGACTATGATGATATGATGGAAACAGCAAAGCTTATTGCGGCACTGCCAATAGATGGCATAAAAATCCATCCACTTCATATAGTAAAACATACTGCGATGGAAAAGCAGTATCACAGAGGAGAAATAAAAGAGCTTGATATGAAAGAATATGCAAAATTAGCCGTTGATTTCTTATTATACCTGCCAAAAGATATAATAGTCCATAGGATAACAGGAGAAGCTACGGAAGATGAACTTGTAGCTCCATATTGGTGTTCTCCAAAATATAAAATGGAAGTTTTAAAAGCTATAGAAGAAGAGTTTCAAAGAAGAGAAAGATTGGAAAAGTTGAGTTTAAAAGTTGTTTAA
- the rpmJ gene encoding 50S ribosomal protein L36, with amino-acid sequence MKIKASVKPRCEKCRIIRRNGRVMVICENPKHKQKQG; translated from the coding sequence ATGAAAATTAAAGCATCTGTTAAACCAAGATGTGAAAAATGCAGGATTATAAGAAGAAACGGTAGAGTTATGGTTATCTGTGAAAATCCAAAGCATAAGCAAAAACAAGGTTAA
- the rpmD gene encoding 50S ribosomal protein L30, translating to MKIKVKLIKGLAGKDQKQKQALRSLGLKKIYEERILEKNPAVLGNLDKVRHLVKVEEVE from the coding sequence ATGAAAATAAAAGTGAAATTAATTAAAGGATTGGCTGGTAAAGATCAAAAACAAAAACAAGCATTAAGATCTCTTGGATTAAAGAAGATTTATGAAGAAAGAATTTTAGAAAAAAATCCTGCGGTACTTGGCAATTTAGATAAAGTAAGACACTTAGTTAAAGTGGAGGAAGTTGAATAA
- the rplQ gene encoding 50S ribosomal protein L17, with the protein MRHRVKTKSFHRKKEQREALFINLAKSLILNGKVETTLPKAKALRSFVEKLVTLAKEDTIHSKRLVAQRLKDQKVAKKLYTEIAPLFKERNGGYTRIYKLENRRIGDGGEKALIEFVEYPS; encoded by the coding sequence ATGCGTCATAGAGTAAAAACGAAAAGTTTTCATAGAAAAAAAGAACAGAGAGAAGCTTTATTTATAAATCTTGCTAAAAGTTTAATACTAAATGGCAAGGTAGAAACAACTCTTCCAAAAGCGAAAGCCTTAAGGTCTTTTGTTGAAAAGCTTGTAACTTTGGCTAAAGAAGACACTATCCATTCAAAAAGGTTGGTAGCTCAAAGATTAAAAGACCAAAAAGTTGCAAAGAAGCTGTACACTGAAATAGCACCATTATTTAAAGAGAGAAATGGTGGATATACAAGAATTTATAAATTAGAAAACAGAAGAATTGGCGATGGTGGAGAAAAGGCTCTAATTGAGTTTGTAGAATATCCAAGCTAA
- the secY gene encoding preprotein translocase subunit SecY — MIEKIINILQIKELRNKILFTLIMLSVYRLGTHIPVPGINSETLLHYFNSSGGALFNIYNLFSGGALGRFSIFALGVMPYISASIIMQLLTAVIPSLERLQKEEGDYGRWKISQYTRYLTIAIAGFQSLGLSIWLSNLKTEAGASLISISPFWFVILTTVIVTTGTVFLMWIGEKITEFGIGNGISMIILAGIVAGIIPAILKTYELLKVGELSILTLLLAILIIVLVVAGIVYIQEAERRIPIHHARRSISITNQSASYLPFKLNPSGVIPIIFAVAILMFPATIAQFFAGHSEIARIIVDYLSPQSYVYFALYVGLIIFFAYFYTAILINPVDIADNLRKSGAFIPGVRAGTQTVEYLNYVLTRLVFAGSIFLAVIAVLPMILIKLLNVPFYFGGTSALIVVVVALDTIHQIEAYLAMKKYEGFLKRG, encoded by the coding sequence TTGATAGAAAAAATAATCAACATACTCCAAATAAAAGAATTAAGAAATAAAATTCTTTTTACCTTAATTATGCTCTCTGTTTACAGATTGGGGACTCATATTCCAGTCCCCGGTATTAATTCCGAAACTTTACTTCATTATTTTAACTCTTCAGGTGGAGCACTTTTTAACATTTACAATTTATTCTCAGGTGGAGCCTTAGGAAGATTCTCCATTTTTGCCCTTGGAGTAATGCCATACATTTCTGCATCAATCATCATGCAGCTTTTAACTGCTGTCATTCCATCCTTAGAACGCCTTCAGAAAGAAGAAGGTGACTATGGTAGATGGAAGATTTCTCAATACACAAGATATTTAACAATTGCAATTGCGGGCTTTCAATCCTTAGGTTTATCTATATGGTTATCTAATCTTAAAACTGAGGCTGGAGCATCTCTAATTTCTATATCTCCTTTTTGGTTTGTAATTCTTACAACCGTTATAGTTACAACAGGGACGGTATTTTTAATGTGGATTGGCGAGAAAATTACTGAATTTGGTATTGGAAACGGTATTTCAATGATTATTTTGGCAGGTATAGTTGCTGGCATAATTCCTGCTATTTTAAAAACATATGAGCTTTTAAAAGTTGGCGAACTTTCAATATTGACACTTTTGTTAGCTATATTGATAATAGTATTGGTTGTAGCTGGTATTGTTTATATTCAAGAAGCAGAAAGAAGAATTCCTATACACCATGCAAGAAGGTCTATATCAATTACAAATCAATCTGCATCTTACCTTCCATTTAAACTTAATCCATCTGGTGTGATTCCAATTATTTTTGCCGTTGCAATTTTAATGTTCCCAGCAACAATAGCTCAATTTTTTGCAGGACATAGTGAAATAGCACGTATTATCGTTGATTATTTATCTCCACAAAGTTATGTTTATTTTGCTTTATACGTTGGACTAATTATCTTTTTTGCATATTTTTATACTGCAATTTTAATTAATCCTGTAGATATTGCAGATAACTTGAGAAAAAGCGGTGCATTTATACCTGGTGTTAGAGCAGGAACTCAAACGGTTGAATATTTAAATTATGTATTAACAAGGCTTGTTTTTGCAGGGTCAATTTTCTTAGCTGTTATAGCGGTATTACCAATGATACTAATTAAACTCTTAAATGTTCCATTCTATTTTGGCGGTACATCAGCTTTAATCGTAGTAGTTGTTGCCCTTGATACAATTCATCAAATTGAAGCTTATTTAGCCATGAAAAAGTATGAAGGATTTTTAAAGAGAGGTTAG
- the rpsK gene encoding 30S ribosomal protein S11, which yields MAKKRRTVKKVKRTVTSGIAHIQSTFNNTIVTITDKEGNALTWATGGTEGFKGTRKSTPYAAQLAAQKAAKKAMDEYGLKEVEVWVKGPGAGREPAIRTLAAMGLTIKAIRDVTPIPHNGCRPTSKRRV from the coding sequence ATGGCGAAAAAAAGAAGAACTGTTAAAAAAGTAAAAAGAACAGTAACATCTGGGATTGCTCATATTCAATCTACATTTAACAATACAATTGTAACTATTACTGATAAAGAAGGAAATGCTTTAACATGGGCAACAGGTGGTACAGAAGGTTTTAAGGGAACAAGAAAGAGTACTCCATATGCCGCTCAGCTTGCGGCTCAAAAAGCAGCAAAAAAAGCTATGGATGAATATGGATTAAAAGAAGTTGAAGTATGGGTTAAAGGTCCAGGTGCGGGTAGAGAACCAGCTATAAGAACATTGGCTGCAATGGGACTTACAATTAAAGCGATTAGAGATGTTACGCCTATACCTCACAATGGATGTCGTCCAACAAGTAAAAGGAGGGTTTAA
- the rpsM gene encoding 30S ribosomal protein S13 has product MARIAGVDLPDRKRLEIALTYIYGIGKTRAKEILEKTGIDGMKRVGELTPDELNTIRRFIEQNYKVEGDLRREVSLAIKRLVDMGCYRGIRHRLGLPVRGQRTKTNAKTRRGKRKK; this is encoded by the coding sequence ATGGCACGTATAGCAGGTGTAGATTTACCAGATAGAAAAAGGTTAGAAATCGCCTTAACTTACATTTATGGAATAGGTAAGACAAGAGCTAAGGAAATCTTGGAAAAGACTGGAATTGATGGAATGAAAAGAGTTGGGGAATTAACTCCAGACGAATTAAATACAATTAGAAGATTTATAGAACAAAATTATAAAGTTGAAGGTGACCTTAGAAGGGAAGTATCTCTTGCAATTAAAAGGCTTGTCGATATGGGTTGCTATAGAGGGATTAGACATAGATTAGGTCTCCCTGTTAGAGGTCAAAGAACAAAAACTAATGCAAAAACAAGAAGAGGAAAAAGAAAGAAGTAA
- the rplO gene encoding 50S ribosomal protein L15: MRLHELKPNEGATHKKKRVGRGIGSGHGKTSTKGQKGQTSRSGDSKLPARFEGGQTPFIMRIPKRGFKNPSKIEYEIVNLKALENKFNENEEVNPQTLKEKGLVKKGECVKILGDGQLTKKLTVKAHAFSASAEEKIKSVGGIAEKITAETT; encoded by the coding sequence ATGAGATTACATGAATTAAAACCTAACGAAGGTGCAACTCATAAAAAGAAAAGAGTAGGCAGGGGAATCGGATCAGGACATGGTAAGACTTCAACGAAAGGTCAAAAAGGACAGACATCAAGGTCTGGCGATTCTAAGCTTCCAGCAAGATTTGAAGGTGGACAAACTCCATTTATAATGAGAATTCCAAAAAGAGGATTCAAAAATCCTTCGAAGATAGAATACGAAATCGTTAATTTAAAAGCTCTTGAAAATAAATTTAATGAAAATGAAGAAGTTAATCCTCAAACCTTAAAAGAAAAAGGATTGGTGAAAAAAGGAGAATGTGTAAAAATCCTTGGTGATGGTCAGTTAACCAAAAAATTAACTGTTAAAGCCCACGCTTTTTCAGCTTCAGCTGAAGAGAAAATCAAATCAGTTGGCGGAATAGCTGAAAAAATAACAGCGGAGACAACTTGA
- a CDS encoding adenylate kinase encodes MSKIIIFLGPPGAGKGTQSQLLKERNGFIQISTGDLLREAVKNQTELGKLAKQYMDEGKLVPDDLIISLIKEKLQEYADKNIIFDGFPRTIPQAESLDNLLSHLNKNVDAVILFKIEDDEVVKRLAGRRVCPSCGAVYHMIYNPPKTDEICDKCGARLIQRDDDKEEVIRKRLEVYHQQTKPLIEYYKNKIVEIDATDNPKNIYNKIASMI; translated from the coding sequence ATGTCTAAAATAATTATCTTTCTTGGACCACCGGGAGCTGGCAAAGGAACACAATCACAATTATTAAAAGAAAGAAATGGCTTTATTCAAATTTCAACGGGAGATTTATTAAGAGAAGCAGTAAAAAATCAAACAGAATTAGGTAAATTAGCAAAACAATATATGGACGAAGGAAAACTTGTTCCAGACGACCTTATTATCTCTTTAATCAAGGAAAAATTACAAGAATATGCGGATAAAAATATAATTTTTGATGGCTTTCCAAGAACAATTCCACAGGCTGAAAGCTTAGATAATTTGTTATCCCATCTAAATAAAAACGTTGATGCTGTTATTCTCTTTAAAATCGAAGATGATGAAGTAGTAAAAAGACTCGCAGGGAGAAGAGTTTGTCCGTCTTGTGGAGCAGTTTATCATATGATTTACAATCCTCCAAAGACTGATGAAATATGTGATAAGTGTGGAGCCAGATTGATACAAAGAGATGATGATAAAGAAGAGGTTATAAGAAAGCGATTGGAAGTTTACCATCAACAAACAAAACCATTGATTGAATATTATAAAAATAAGATAGTAGAAATAGATGCAACAGATAACCCAAAAAATATTTACAATAAAATTGCATCTATGATATAA
- a CDS encoding YggT family protein — MSEVLDIALELYKWIVIIATLISFVNPDPYNPIVKFLRNATEPIFRLIKRYIPTVIYNVDFAPFIVILIIIFLQKFLVPIIYNFGMSLR, encoded by the coding sequence ATGTCTGAAGTTTTGGACATTGCCCTTGAACTCTATAAGTGGATTGTCATAATTGCCACCTTAATATCCTTTGTAAATCCAGACCCTTATAATCCAATCGTAAAATTTCTAAGAAATGCAACCGAACCGATTTTTAGATTAATCAAAAGATATATTCCAACAGTTATTTATAACGTAGATTTTGCTCCTTTTATTGTGATTCTAATTATTATTTTTCTTCAAAAGTTTTTAGTCCCAATTATTTATAATTTTGGTATGAGTTTAAGATAA
- the map gene encoding type I methionyl aminopeptidase, producing the protein MIELKTKEEIEKLRIANIHVAEILNLLTEYVKPGVSAAELDEIAFNECKKRNVRPAFLGLYGFPASLCVSINEEVVHGIPRKDKIIKEGDLVSLDFGVEYDGWYGDAAITVAVGEISDRKQRLIEGVKLALDKAIELCYPGNNLKDIARVIEETLKSYKLTPVCTYGGHGIGRKPHEEPHVTNCLTNAENIELKPGMVLAIEPMAYLGKGKIRKLKDNWTIVTTDKTHAAHFEHSVAITENGPYVLSKI; encoded by the coding sequence ATGATAGAATTAAAAACTAAAGAAGAAATTGAGAAGTTAAGGATTGCCAACATACACGTAGCAGAAATTTTAAATTTATTAACTGAATATGTAAAGCCTGGAGTTAGTGCTGCTGAGCTTGATGAAATTGCTTTCAATGAATGTAAAAAACGAAATGTCAGACCTGCTTTTTTAGGTTTATACGGTTTTCCAGCTTCATTATGTGTTTCAATAAATGAGGAAGTTGTACACGGTATTCCAAGGAAGGATAAAATCATAAAAGAAGGCGATTTGGTAAGTCTTGATTTTGGCGTAGAATACGATGGTTGGTATGGTGATGCTGCTATAACGGTGGCAGTTGGAGAAATCAGTGATAGAAAACAAAGGTTAATAGAAGGTGTCAAATTAGCATTGGATAAAGCTATTGAACTTTGTTATCCGGGTAATAATTTAAAGGATATAGCAAGAGTTATAGAAGAAACGTTAAAAAGTTATAAATTAACACCTGTTTGTACTTATGGCGGGCATGGTATAGGTAGAAAGCCACATGAAGAGCCTCATGTCACAAATTGCTTGACAAATGCAGAAAATATTGAATTGAAACCGGGAATGGTTTTAGCCATTGAACCGATGGCTTACTTAGGCAAAGGGAAAATCAGAAAATTAAAGGATAATTGGACGATAGTTACAACTGATAAAACCCATGCTGCCCATTTTGAACATAGCGTAGCAATTACAGAAAATGGACCATATGTTTTATCAAAAATTTAA
- the serA gene encoding phosphoglycerate dehydrogenase, translating into MYKVLVTDDISPKGLEILSNDEEIDLDYQPEIKFNELLEIIKDYDAIITRSRTPVTKELLERAEKLKVIGRAGVGVDNVDLEEASRRGILVVNTPGANTIGAAEITMAHLYAVLRKLHLAHDSVKAGEWKRSKFMGEELDGKVVGIIGLGNVGSQVAIRCKAAGAKVIAYDPYIPKEKGDRLGVEIIDDLHELIKISDIITLHCPLTEETRNMIGKKEFDLMKKGVYFINCARGGIVDEDALYDAIQEGKIAGLGLDVFSKEPPDERIRRLFEFPNISLSPHIGANTYESQDNVAIKIAQYVIAALKGQFVEVAVNAPFTITEGFENIKAYLELAEKLGSFLTQYAGGHFTEINIEVRGSIKQHIEPITAFFLKGFLSPILDTPVNIINAPFIAKERGVNIVKSTREAGLNFKEFIKVTARSKDKEVSVGGTALYDKFPRIMMVDNYWIDIEPQGVILMFENKDVPGVIGKLGTLLAKHNVNIAGFRLGRLEKGKIALGALQLDDRLNEEVLEEIHQIPEIIKAKQVIL; encoded by the coding sequence ATGTATAAAGTCTTGGTCACTGATGATATATCTCCAAAAGGATTGGAAATATTAAGCAACGATGAAGAAATAGACCTTGATTATCAACCAGAGATTAAATTTAATGAATTGCTTGAAATAATTAAAGATTATGATGCGATTATCACAAGAAGTAGAACGCCGGTTACAAAAGAACTTTTAGAAAGAGCAGAAAAATTAAAGGTAATAGGTAGGGCTGGAGTAGGCGTTGATAACGTAGATTTAGAAGAAGCTTCTAGAAGAGGTATTTTAGTTGTAAATACTCCGGGGGCTAATACGATCGGTGCTGCTGAAATCACAATGGCGCATCTATATGCAGTCTTAAGAAAGCTGCATTTAGCTCATGACTCTGTAAAGGCTGGTGAGTGGAAAAGGTCAAAGTTTATGGGTGAAGAGTTAGACGGAAAGGTGGTTGGAATAATTGGTCTTGGTAATGTTGGTTCTCAAGTTGCTATCAGATGTAAAGCAGCAGGAGCAAAGGTTATAGCTTATGACCCATACATTCCAAAAGAAAAAGGTGATAGGCTCGGTGTTGAGATAATAGACGATTTACATGAGCTTATAAAGATATCTGATATTATTACTCTTCATTGCCCATTAACAGAAGAAACAAGAAATATGATAGGAAAAAAAGAATTTGACCTTATGAAGAAAGGTGTTTATTTCATAAACTGTGCAAGAGGCGGGATCGTTGATGAAGATGCTTTGTATGATGCAATTCAAGAAGGCAAAATAGCCGGGCTTGGACTTGATGTATTCTCAAAAGAGCCACCGGATGAAAGAATCAGAAGATTATTTGAATTTCCAAATATTAGCCTATCTCCACACATTGGAGCAAATACTTATGAATCACAAGATAACGTGGCAATTAAAATAGCTCAGTATGTTATAGCTGCTTTAAAAGGTCAGTTTGTTGAGGTGGCAGTAAATGCACCATTTACAATAACAGAAGGATTTGAAAACATAAAAGCATATCTTGAACTAGCAGAAAAGCTTGGAAGCTTTTTAACTCAGTATGCAGGAGGACATTTTACAGAAATAAACATAGAAGTTAGAGGAAGTATAAAACAGCATATAGAACCGATAACAGCATTTTTCTTAAAAGGCTTTTTATCGCCAATTTTAGATACACCTGTTAATATAATTAATGCACCTTTCATAGCAAAAGAAAGAGGGGTTAATATCGTCAAATCTACAAGAGAGGCAGGGCTTAACTTTAAAGAGTTTATAAAAGTTACTGCAAGGTCTAAAGATAAAGAAGTGTCTGTCGGTGGAACTGCTCTTTATGACAAATTCCCAAGAATCATGATGGTTGATAACTACTGGATAGATATTGAACCACAAGGTGTGATTTTAATGTTTGAAAATAAAGACGTTCCTGGTGTAATCGGAAAACTTGGGACATTGCTTGCAAAACATAATGTAAACATAGCAGGATTTAGACTTGGAAGATTAGAAAAGGGTAAAATAGCTCTTGGAGCTCTTCAGCTTGACGATAGATTAAATGAAGAAGTTTTAGAGGAAATTCATCAAATACCAGAAATTATAAAAGCAAAACAAGTTATATTATAA